In one window of Spiroplasma corruscae DNA:
- the ispH gene encoding 4-hydroxy-3-methylbut-2-enyl diphosphate reductase, with the protein MNILKVSPRGFCLGVVKSIKMAKEALKMYPNKDIYMIGLLVHNKNVVSDFESQGIKIIDDWKKSRLEIIKSIPKGSVVVFSAHGTDKNVVDYAQENGLIVIDTKCEWVLETENLINDYLKLGFEIIFIGKHNHPETIALTSINKEKIHLVTNTQEVENLNLNGESDIFVTNQTTLSIIDTQIIYEKIKTKYKNVKFKNDLCDATLVRQKAVLDLKTDEVDLLFVVGDERSNNTLKLVELAENKGIRSIRINSKNDIDLNEIKDVNTIAVTAGASTPSIIQNEVITYLESLCKP; encoded by the coding sequence ATGAATATATTAAAAGTCTCTCCAAGAGGATTCTGTCTAGGAGTTGTAAAATCAATAAAAATGGCAAAAGAAGCTTTAAAAATGTATCCAAATAAGGATATATATATGATAGGTTTATTAGTACATAATAAAAATGTTGTGAGTGATTTTGAATCACAAGGAATAAAAATAATTGATGACTGAAAAAAATCAAGACTAGAAATAATAAAATCAATACCAAAAGGAAGTGTTGTTGTCTTTTCAGCTCATGGAACTGATAAAAATGTTGTTGATTATGCACAAGAAAATGGTCTAATAGTAATTGATACGAAATGTGAATGAGTACTTGAAACAGAAAACTTAATAAATGATTACTTAAAATTAGGATTTGAAATTATTTTTATTGGTAAACATAATCATCCCGAAACAATAGCACTAACATCAATTAATAAAGAAAAAATTCATTTAGTAACAAACACTCAAGAAGTAGAAAATCTAAACTTAAATGGTGAATCAGATATATTTGTTACTAATCAAACAACTCTTTCAATAATTGATACTCAGATAATATATGAAAAGATTAAAACTAAATATAAAAATGTAAAGTTTAAAAATGACTTATGTGACGCGACTTTGGTTAGACAAAAAGCTGTTCTTGATTTAAAAACAGATGAGGTTGATTTACTATTTGTGGTTGGTGATGAAAGAAGTAACAACACATTAAAATTAGTAGAATTAGCTGAGAATAAAGGAATTAGATCAATAAGAATTAATTCAAAAAACGATATTGATTTAAACGAAATAAAAGACGTTAACACAATAGCAGTAACTGCAGGTGCATCAACGCCTAGTATAATTCAAAATGAAGTCATTACTTATTTAGAATCTTTATGTAAACCTTAA
- a CDS encoding sigma-70 family RNA polymerase sigma factor, which translates to MGLENKKYSTFQEFKDRLWGYLEKNDNEISQEEIQEVLSKNFEDLDEDEIAQLFQELSEKEVVFTDELIDDEDLVTLSSVGAVEDLTDLEDGFKSRDTERKNLKQANINSGPVKYRVGGISNETKIQDIIKSYFNQIGSSKILSKDEEVEFAKMLESSDEDEVKEGRDKLITSNLKLVISVARKHLNRGLDFADLIEEGNIGLMKAVDKFDYKKGFKFSTYATWWIRQAITRAIADQARTIRIPVHMVETINKLTRIERQLTQELGREPTPKEIAKVFGKGITAQKVVEIKKLSIEPISLEKPFGDEDDTHFGDFVEDKDISSPDEYAEKEALREVMDDVFAEILAPREEKVVRMRFGILPTKLRTLIRLAKECEDETYEELVKEINNLDIHYDTPIEKIQKFRNSLIQLHLSKYDSPKTLEEVGKELKVTRERIRQIEAKTIRKFRPTASNQKAKVLKDFFKG; encoded by the coding sequence ATGGGATTAGAAAATAAAAAGTATAGTACATTTCAAGAGTTTAAGGATAGACTTTGAGGTTACTTAGAAAAAAATGATAATGAAATTTCACAAGAAGAAATACAAGAGGTTCTTAGCAAAAACTTTGAGGACTTAGATGAAGATGAAATTGCACAATTATTCCAAGAGTTATCTGAAAAAGAAGTAGTGTTTACAGATGAGTTAATTGATGATGAAGATCTTGTTACATTATCTTCAGTTGGTGCGGTTGAAGACTTAACAGATTTAGAGGATGGATTTAAGTCAAGAGACACTGAAAGAAAAAATCTAAAACAAGCTAATATAAATAGTGGTCCAGTTAAATATAGAGTTGGTGGAATTAGTAATGAAACTAAGATACAAGATATAATTAAATCATATTTCAATCAAATAGGTTCTTCAAAAATATTAAGCAAGGATGAAGAAGTTGAGTTTGCAAAAATGTTAGAATCGAGTGATGAAGATGAAGTTAAAGAAGGAAGAGATAAATTAATTACTTCTAACTTAAAACTTGTTATTTCAGTTGCAAGAAAACATTTAAATAGAGGGCTTGATTTTGCTGACTTAATAGAAGAAGGTAATATTGGTTTAATGAAAGCTGTAGATAAATTTGACTATAAAAAAGGATTTAAATTTTCAACATACGCAACTTGATGAATAAGACAAGCGATAACACGTGCAATTGCTGATCAAGCTAGAACAATAAGAATCCCTGTTCATATGGTTGAAACAATTAATAAGTTAACTAGAATTGAAAGACAACTTACACAAGAGTTAGGAAGGGAACCAACACCAAAGGAGATAGCAAAAGTATTTGGTAAAGGTATTACAGCTCAAAAAGTTGTTGAAATTAAAAAGCTATCTATTGAACCGATTAGTCTAGAAAAACCATTTGGGGATGAAGACGATACTCACTTTGGTGATTTTGTTGAGGATAAAGACATTTCATCTCCTGATGAATATGCTGAAAAAGAAGCTTTAAGAGAAGTTATGGATGATGTTTTTGCAGAAATTCTTGCTCCTCGTGAAGAAAAAGTAGTCAGAATGAGATTTGGGATATTACCAACAAAGTTAAGAACATTAATTAGACTTGCAAAAGAATGTGAAGATGAAACATATGAAGAACTAGTAAAAGAAATTAATAACTTGGATATTCATTATGATACACCAATAGAAAAAATTCAAAAATTTAGAAATTCTTTAATACAATTGCATCTATCAAAATATGATTCTCCTAAAACATTAGAAGAAGTAGGTAAAGAGTTAAAAGTTACAAGAGAAAGAATAAGACAAATTGAAGCTAAAACTATAAGAAAGTTTAGACCAACTGCTTCAAATCAAAAAGCAAAAGTTTTAAAAGATTTTTTTAAAGGATAG
- a CDS encoding HAD family hydrolase — protein sequence MKEENNLPYVASDLDGTIVRNEDFKILDETVRDILNYQVESESKFFIVTGRAYQNMKYYIKQLKIKLPIICSNGSAIIDPITNKVLFENSMSDSVVLKLLDHAHKNSLDVNIYTAKDLISLKTSERYKKYQELFAHYPKELQPEFIFIDSYLDLIEDIKNKKYKTLKLMYSFDPIQDKEKHLNLVNFLDEMNLYHPQTFIQSRLIMDAMEKGVNKATGLEKWCELMNVDKNNIHVVGDNNNDIEMVSSFKYGISVGNGVSALKEVANIVIDTIDNNGVGKYLDNLIK from the coding sequence ATGAAAGAAGAAAATAATTTACCTTATGTAGCAAGTGATTTAGATGGTACTATTGTTAGAAATGAGGATTTTAAAATATTAGATGAAACAGTTAGAGACATTCTAAACTATCAAGTTGAATCTGAAAGCAAATTTTTTATTGTAACCGGAAGAGCTTATCAAAATATGAAATACTATATTAAACAACTTAAAATTAAGTTGCCAATAATATGTTCAAATGGTTCTGCAATTATAGACCCAATAACAAATAAGGTTTTATTTGAAAACTCAATGAGTGATAGTGTAGTTTTAAAGTTACTTGATCATGCTCATAAGAATAGTCTTGATGTAAATATTTATACAGCTAAAGATTTAATATCATTAAAAACATCTGAAAGGTATAAAAAATATCAAGAATTGTTTGCACATTATCCTAAAGAACTACAACCTGAGTTTATATTTATTGATAGTTATTTAGACTTAATTGAAGATATCAAAAACAAAAAATATAAAACATTAAAATTAATGTATTCATTTGACCCAATTCAAGATAAAGAAAAACATCTTAACTTAGTAAATTTCCTTGATGAAATGAATCTTTATCATCCACAAACATTTATACAGTCAAGATTAATAATGGACGCAATGGAAAAGGGAGTTAATAAAGCAACTGGTCTTGAAAAATGGTGTGAGTTAATGAACGTAGACAAAAACAATATACATGTTGTTGGAGATAATAATAATGATATCGAAATGGTAAGTAGTTTTAAGTATGGGATATCAGTTGGAAATGGTGTTTCAGCTTTAAAAGAAGTAGCAAATATAGTTATTGATACTATTGATAATAATGGAGTGGGAAAGTATTTAGATAATTTGATTAAATAA
- the recO gene encoding DNA repair protein RecO yields MSTINTKGIVLESIDYEDYAKIVTIFSKKFGKLSFYAPGVNKSISKNRNSVQLFCQSDFELFKSRTIERLSKLKTGVLLASYHKIANNYTVYIFASIIVKVLLQINEISNNNEMIYELSINVIDRLSINKKTFINYCYFLFSILKFTDYKLNLRNCERCGKDKDIVRFDYIDNYIICKSCLKSFEKIQPFSFLELLRLFNEKTIEFIEEFKFNTNDLLILHSIMVDFYEKNLGFNLGPINILKNSDPFQFSKEVADLYK; encoded by the coding sequence ATGAGCACAATTAACACTAAAGGTATAGTATTAGAAAGTATAGATTATGAAGATTATGCAAAAATCGTAACTATATTTTCAAAAAAGTTTGGGAAATTATCTTTTTATGCACCTGGTGTAAATAAAAGTATTTCAAAAAATAGGAACTCAGTTCAATTATTTTGTCAAAGTGATTTTGAACTTTTTAAATCAAGAACAATTGAAAGATTAAGTAAACTTAAAACAGGCGTTCTTTTAGCTAGCTACCACAAAATTGCAAATAACTATACAGTATATATTTTTGCATCGATAATAGTAAAAGTTTTATTACAAATAAATGAAATATCGAATAATAACGAAATGATCTATGAATTATCAATAAATGTAATTGACAGGTTATCAATAAATAAAAAAACATTTATTAATTACTGTTATTTTCTTTTCAGTATACTTAAATTTACAGATTATAAGCTTAATTTAAGAAATTGTGAAAGATGTGGAAAAGATAAAGATATTGTAAGATTTGATTATATTGATAATTACATTATATGTAAAAGTTGCTTAAAATCTTTTGAAAAAATACAACCATTCTCATTTCTTGAATTATTAAGACTATTTAATGAAAAAACAATTGAATTTATTGAAGAGTTTAAGTTTAACACAAATGATTTATTAATTTTGCACAGCATAATGGTCGATTTTTATGAAAAAAACTTAGGGTTTAATTTAGGACCGATAAATATACTAAAAAATTCAGATCCATTTCAGTTCAGCAAAGAAGTTGCTGATCTCTATAAATAA
- a CDS encoding nicotinate-nucleotide adenylyltransferase has translation MKKVALFGGSFDPIHTDHINIMKSCKKDLKFDEVWLIPTYLNPFKLISTSSVNQRLEMIKIAIKGLDFVKVKTYEISKTVRSYTYDTVCYYKKKYPNINFSFIMGSDQLDKFEKWDHFKNLIKAIDFKVYKRSDTYNNEIINKYNLELFEFENNFISSTEIRNLEKLNLQIKEVNDYINYNLMYLYERLESRMTQERYFHSLNVGRYSLELALLNNCDLNKAFVAGTLHDIAKEWDYDEMNEYINLFDKSLLKEPKQVWHSFVGSFHLKKDWLIDDPVITSAVFKHTVADKDMSVIDMIVFCADKISYERDYFDIERFRAVVKADLKMGFKELLKRQFEFAKLKNGVENIGTKLLEAYDWWVTNDN, from the coding sequence ATGAAAAAAGTAGCACTATTTGGAGGCAGTTTTGACCCAATTCATACTGACCACATTAATATAATGAAATCTTGTAAGAAAGATTTAAAGTTTGATGAAGTATGGCTGATACCAACTTATTTAAACCCGTTTAAATTAATATCAACTTCAAGTGTTAATCAAAGATTAGAAATGATTAAAATCGCTATAAAGGGTCTTGATTTTGTGAAAGTTAAAACTTATGAAATATCAAAAACTGTACGATCTTATACATATGATACTGTTTGTTATTATAAAAAAAAGTATCCTAATATAAATTTTTCTTTTATTATGGGTTCTGATCAATTAGATAAGTTTGAAAAATGAGATCATTTTAAAAACTTAATTAAAGCTATTGATTTTAAGGTATATAAAAGAAGTGACACATATAATAATGAAATAATAAATAAATACAATTTAGAACTATTTGAATTTGAAAATAATTTTATAAGTTCTACTGAAATAAGAAATCTTGAAAAACTAAATCTTCAAATCAAAGAAGTAAATGACTATATAAATTATAATCTTATGTATCTTTATGAAAGATTAGAATCAAGAATGACACAAGAAAGATATTTTCATTCACTAAATGTTGGACGTTACTCATTAGAACTAGCCTTATTAAATAACTGTGATTTAAATAAAGCTTTTGTTGCTGGAACCCTTCATGATATTGCTAAAGAATGAGATTATGATGAAATGAATGAATATATTAATCTTTTTGATAAAAGCTTATTAAAAGAACCAAAACAAGTATGGCATTCATTCGTTGGTTCTTTTCATCTGAAAAAGGATTGATTAATTGATGACCCAGTAATTACTAGTGCAGTTTTTAAACATACTGTTGCAGATAAAGACATGAGTGTAATTGATATGATAGTTTTTTGTGCAGATAAAATCTCTTATGAAAGAGATTATTTTGATATAGAAAGGTTTAGAGCAGTTGTAAAAGCTGATTTAAAAATGGGATTTAAAGAATTGCTAAAGAGACAGTTTGAATTTGCTAAATTAAAAAATGGAGTCGAAAATATTGGAACTAAGCTTTTAGAAGCATATGATTGATGGGTTACAAATGATAATTAA
- a CDS encoding Nif3-like dinuclear metal center hexameric protein: MTSLKTNVLINYLNDLFPKYLEAEWDKAGFQIEEVYNLKSQDEINGIVICLDVTLDVVNYAIENKTNLIISRHPFIFKEVQEELNNSYKKRLYDLLVKNEIQVFSIHTNYDNSSNQDLINLLETQFNIKNESIVGESNRYFEIELIREMQVKEIIDKLIFIFGSSNPLVTQNIDMDATFSKFLIATGAAGGLIEELNLRDIFYVTGEVKWHEWLYANQNNVSLLALGHYMENYFIEDIQNKILKTFNDLKVLTFDIKNQFMKY; encoded by the coding sequence ATGACTAGCTTAAAAACAAATGTATTGATTAATTATCTAAATGATTTGTTTCCAAAATATCTAGAAGCTGAGTGAGATAAAGCAGGATTTCAAATAGAAGAAGTCTATAATCTTAAAAGTCAAGATGAAATAAATGGTATTGTTATATGTTTGGATGTTACTTTAGATGTTGTTAATTATGCAATTGAAAATAAAACAAACTTGATTATTAGTAGACATCCATTCATATTTAAAGAAGTTCAAGAAGAATTAAATAACTCATATAAAAAGAGATTATATGATTTATTAGTTAAAAATGAAATTCAAGTATTTTCAATTCACACTAATTATGATAATAGTAGTAATCAAGACTTAATTAATTTATTAGAAACACAGTTTAACATTAAAAATGAATCAATAGTTGGTGAAAGTAATAGGTATTTTGAAATTGAATTAATTAGAGAAATGCAAGTTAAAGAAATTATTGATAAACTAATATTTATTTTTGGAAGTTCTAACCCATTAGTTACTCAAAATATTGATATGGATGCTACATTTAGTAAGTTTCTTATTGCTACTGGAGCAGCGGGTGGTCTAATCGAAGAATTAAATTTAAGAGATATTTTTTATGTAACTGGGGAAGTTAAATGACATGAATGATTATATGCAAATCAGAATAATGTTAGTTTACTTGCTTTAGGTCATTATATGGAAAATTATTTTATAGAAGATATTCAAAACAAAATCTTAAAAACCTTTAATGACTTAAAGGTGTTAACTTTTGATATAAAAAATCAATTTATGAAATATTAA
- a CDS encoding tRNA (adenine(22)-N(1))-methyltransferase, whose amino-acid sequence MSFLTPRLFALAKLVNDEDIVADIGTDHAYLPIYLAKDRKAKKIFATDIADGPLNIAKNNIRSFGVEDKVEIIKSDGINWTLNKDVNINVCIISGMGSTTMLKILENDNKNIDSYVFCTNTNISKIREWAKVNKYFIESEQIVLDNDLLYEIIKINKFAGSKVANKKDIIFGPILRKSSDDLFLKKWMVEEENLLKLLLQVPKKGKRYKEILKYKKIVSNLLKKGIKKND is encoded by the coding sequence ATGAGTTTTTTAACCCCTAGGTTATTTGCATTGGCTAAACTAGTAAATGATGAAGATATTGTTGCTGACATTGGAACTGATCACGCTTATCTACCAATTTATTTAGCTAAAGATAGAAAAGCAAAAAAAATATTTGCGACTGATATAGCAGATGGACCCCTTAATATTGCGAAAAATAATATTAGATCTTTTGGAGTTGAAGATAAAGTAGAAATTATTAAATCTGACGGTATTAATTGAACTCTTAATAAAGATGTTAATATTAATGTTTGTATTATATCTGGTATGGGCAGCACTACAATGTTGAAAATATTAGAAAATGATAACAAAAACATTGATTCATATGTTTTTTGTACCAATACAAATATAAGCAAAATTAGAGAATGGGCTAAGGTTAATAAATATTTTATTGAAAGTGAACAAATAGTACTAGATAATGATTTATTATATGAAATTATAAAAATTAATAAATTTGCAGGTAGTAAAGTAGCAAATAAAAAAGATATAATATTTGGACCAATATTACGTAAATCTAGCGATGATTTGTTTTTAAAAAAATGAATGGTCGAAGAAGAAAATCTATTAAAATTGTTGTTACAAGTACCAAAAAAAGGAAAAAGATATAAAGAAATTTTAAAGTATAAAAAAATAGTTTCAAATTTATTAAAAAAGGGGATTAAAAAAAATGACTAG
- the dnaG gene encoding DNA primase gives MIIKQDQIDKVINSANIIDVISSYIDVKKRGRNYVAVCPFHDDSDPSLNISTDKKIFKCFVCGTGGNVIVFIQEFNNVSFFEAIKILADQLKIKITGIKQYENKKNLSSIENKIIDINNNVASLFNGLLVSNYSKFAQSYLLKRRIDVDQITKYKIGFCPKEINLHEYLIKEGFDENVILKSELLYQKGVEYISFFEDRLVFPIMDADSNIIGFSGRAISENHKPKYKNSKDNEVFKKSNLAYNFNNAKNSIRVNNEIIILEGFMDVISLDRIGINNCVAIMGTSLSDFHIKLFSSLSKNYKLFLDNDNAGIQAAYKITKELIKKNVNLSIVNNDSLKDPDELVLNNKIDYIKKIIKDAKHPIDYFTNIFSKNLNKNDSLSLQDFIDKLFSIIKLEKDSIIVEKALLNISSLTELSIETLQNKLKEIKIDDVQENVKYVTNNYPPSFQGNINYLSEMEEIYYEYPIEKPKTINSSYEDNLRNLINTKNLAEATIIWNLLDSKRFIPLIENNLNKIKDYAVVEILNFIIEEYKTNNYLGNDWEYIADKIKKLNVKYCEKIYEIKNQYFTILKSSYTEKAVNDCFDIIELYKIQMEIDEWNKKITECESIELKKNYLEHIEILREVRNIIYQKRRK, from the coding sequence GTGATAATAAAGCAAGATCAAATTGATAAAGTTATAAATTCTGCAAATATTATAGATGTTATTTCAAGTTATATAGATGTAAAAAAAAGAGGGCGCAATTATGTAGCGGTATGTCCTTTCCATGATGATTCTGATCCGTCATTAAATATTTCTACTGATAAAAAAATCTTTAAGTGCTTTGTATGTGGTACCGGTGGAAATGTAATTGTTTTTATACAAGAATTTAATAATGTATCATTCTTTGAAGCTATTAAAATATTAGCAGATCAATTAAAGATTAAAATTACGGGTATTAAACAATATGAAAATAAAAAAAATTTATCCTCTATTGAAAATAAAATAATAGACATAAATAATAATGTCGCAAGTTTGTTTAATGGATTACTAGTTTCAAATTATTCTAAGTTTGCTCAGTCTTATTTGTTAAAAAGAAGAATTGATGTTGATCAAATTACAAAATATAAAATTGGATTTTGTCCAAAAGAAATAAACTTACACGAATACTTGATAAAAGAAGGTTTTGATGAAAATGTAATATTAAAGTCAGAACTGCTCTATCAAAAAGGAGTAGAATATATATCTTTTTTTGAAGATAGGCTTGTATTTCCAATAATGGATGCTGATTCAAATATTATTGGATTTTCTGGTCGAGCGATTAGCGAAAATCATAAACCTAAGTATAAAAATAGTAAGGATAATGAAGTTTTTAAAAAATCTAATCTTGCATATAATTTTAATAATGCAAAAAATTCTATCAGAGTAAACAATGAAATAATTATTTTAGAAGGATTTATGGATGTAATTAGTTTGGATCGAATTGGAATAAATAATTGCGTTGCAATTATGGGCACTTCACTCTCCGACTTTCATATAAAACTATTTTCATCTTTATCAAAAAACTATAAGTTATTTTTGGATAATGATAATGCAGGTATTCAGGCAGCATATAAAATAACAAAAGAGCTTATTAAAAAAAATGTTAATTTATCAATTGTAAATAATGATTCGTTAAAAGACCCTGATGAATTGGTTCTTAATAATAAAATTGATTATATTAAGAAAATTATAAAAGATGCAAAGCATCCAATTGATTATTTTACTAATATATTTTCAAAAAATCTTAATAAGAATGATTCACTTAGTTTACAGGATTTTATTGATAAGTTATTTAGTATTATAAAATTAGAAAAAGATTCAATAATTGTTGAAAAGGCCTTATTAAATATATCTTCATTAACTGAATTAAGTATTGAGACGTTACAAAACAAACTGAAGGAAATTAAGATTGATGACGTTCAGGAAAATGTAAAATACGTTACAAATAATTATCCGCCTAGTTTTCAAGGTAACATAAACTATTTATCTGAAATGGAAGAAATATATTATGAGTATCCAATTGAGAAGCCTAAAACAATTAATTCTAGTTATGAAGATAATTTAAGGAATCTAATAAATACAAAAAACTTAGCAGAAGCAACAATAATATGGAATCTATTAGATAGTAAAAGATTTATTCCTTTAATTGAAAATAATCTTAACAAAATAAAAGATTATGCAGTAGTTGAAATACTTAATTTTATAATTGAAGAATATAAAACTAATAATTATTTAGGTAATGATTGAGAGTATATTGCAGATAAAATAAAAAAACTAAATGTTAAATATTGTGAGAAAATTTATGAAATAAAAAATCAATATTTTACTATTTTGAAAAGTTCTTATACAGAAAAAGCGGTTAATGATTGTTTTGATATTATTGAACTTTACAAAATTCAAATGGAGATAGACGAATGAAACAAAAAAATTACAGAATGCGAAAGTATAGAACTTAAAAAGAATTACTTAGAGCATATTGAAATTTTGCGAGAAGTTAGAAATATAATTTACCAAAAGAGGAGAAAATAA
- the era gene encoding GTPase Era, producing MENFKSGFISIVGRPNVGKSTLLNAILGQKVSIVTNKAQTTRNRINGILTKEDFQAVFLDTPGIHTPKHELGRFMNKVALSSVKGVDVVLFLAPSNEEIGENDMFILKNLSKIEVPVYLVITKVDLVKKVELDTKISKWKELDFKFKDIICISSIVLQTIENLLSVIKSNLPSTGIKYYPDDNITDQPERFLVREIIREELLMQTEQEVPYSIAILVDKIEDKPNIIKILATIYCERNSQKPIIIGNKGSKIKNIGIESRIKLEELFGKQVYLELFVKIKEGWRSSPSLIKQLGYDKDTY from the coding sequence TTGGAAAATTTTAAATCAGGTTTTATAAGTATTGTTGGTAGACCGAATGTTGGAAAATCAACATTATTAAATGCAATATTAGGGCAAAAAGTATCTATAGTTACTAATAAAGCACAAACTACAAGAAATAGAATAAATGGGATTTTAACAAAAGAAGATTTTCAAGCAGTATTTTTAGATACTCCTGGAATTCATACACCAAAGCATGAGTTAGGTAGATTTATGAATAAAGTGGCTTTATCATCCGTAAAAGGTGTTGATGTAGTACTATTTTTAGCACCCTCTAATGAAGAAATTGGTGAAAATGACATGTTTATTTTAAAAAATCTTTCGAAGATTGAAGTACCGGTTTATTTAGTAATAACGAAAGTAGACTTAGTTAAAAAAGTAGAATTAGATACAAAAATAAGTAAATGAAAAGAACTAGACTTTAAGTTTAAAGACATAATTTGTATTTCAAGTATTGTATTGCAAACTATTGAAAACTTACTAAGTGTTATAAAAAGCAACTTACCAAGTACTGGAATAAAATATTATCCAGATGATAATATTACAGACCAACCAGAGAGATTTTTAGTTAGGGAAATTATTAGAGAAGAATTGTTAATGCAAACCGAGCAAGAAGTACCTTATTCAATAGCTATTTTGGTTGATAAAATCGAAGATAAACCAAATATTATAAAAATACTTGCAACTATATATTGTGAAAGAAACTCGCAAAAACCAATTATAATTGGAAACAAAGGGTCAAAAATTAAAAATATCGGAATCGAATCTAGAATAAAATTAGAAGAATTATTTGGTAAACAAGTATACTTAGAATTATTTGTCAAAATAAAAGAAGGTTGAAGAAGTTCTCCGTCTTTAATCAAACAACTAGGTTATGATAAGGATACTTATTAA
- a CDS encoding glycine--tRNA ligase, with protein sequence MNNNFDKIINHLKSQGFVFQGSEIYGGLANSWDYGPLGAELKNKLKNLWWRFFVKRNKYNIGLDTSIILNPKVWLASGHLGNFNDPLVDCKSCKSRWRADKLIEEKFPDVNAGVLSNEMLEEYISKNDISCPKCKKKDFTNIRLFDLMFKTFQGPLEDDSAKVYLRPETAQGIFVQYKNSQRTSRRKLPFGIGQIGKSFRNEITPGNFIFRTREFEQMELEFFFSPNDENNWFDYWLNQVKHFITKELGISTNNFIIREHEKDELSHYSNKTVDIEYNFPFGRGELWGIAHRSNYDLTQHQQFSGEDLTYLDQENNVRFIPHVIEPSVGVERLLLAILCESYCEEKLENNELRIILRLPIKLAPYTIAILPLQKQQSEKARTLFEDLLQYFDATIDETGNIGKRYRRQDAIGTPFCITIDFDTENDNCVTVRERDSMHQERININDLKSYLTNKSNM encoded by the coding sequence ATGAACAACAATTTTGATAAAATAATCAATCATTTAAAATCACAAGGTTTTGTATTTCAAGGATCTGAAATTTATGGGGGACTTGCTAATTCTTGAGATTACGGACCACTTGGAGCTGAATTAAAAAATAAACTGAAAAATTTATGATGAAGATTTTTTGTTAAAAGAAATAAGTATAATATTGGATTAGACACATCAATAATTTTAAACCCAAAAGTATGATTAGCTTCTGGTCATTTAGGTAATTTTAATGACCCATTGGTAGATTGTAAGAGTTGCAAATCTAGGTGAAGAGCAGATAAACTAATCGAAGAAAAGTTCCCTGATGTTAATGCTGGTGTTTTAAGTAATGAAATGTTAGAAGAATATATTAGTAAAAATGATATATCATGTCCAAAGTGTAAAAAGAAGGATTTTACTAATATAAGATTATTTGATTTAATGTTTAAAACTTTTCAAGGTCCTTTGGAAGATGATTCTGCAAAAGTCTATTTGAGACCAGAAACTGCACAAGGAATTTTTGTTCAGTATAAGAATTCTCAGAGAACTTCAAGAAGAAAACTTCCATTTGGAATTGGTCAGATAGGTAAATCATTTAGAAACGAAATTACTCCTGGTAATTTTATTTTTAGGACAAGAGAGTTTGAGCAAATGGAGTTAGAGTTTTTCTTTTCACCTAACGACGAAAATAATTGATTTGATTATTGATTAAATCAAGTTAAGCATTTTATTACTAAGGAATTAGGAATTAGTACCAATAATTTTATTATAAGAGAACATGAAAAAGATGAACTTTCTCATTACTCTAATAAAACTGTTGATATTGAATATAATTTTCCATTTGGAAGAGGAGAACTTTGAGGAATTGCCCATAGGTCTAATTATGATCTTACTCAACACCAACAGTTTAGTGGTGAGGATTTAACTTACTTAGATCAAGAAAATAATGTAAGATTTATTCCACACGTTATTGAGCCTAGTGTTGGTGTTGAAAGATTATTACTAGCAATTCTTTGTGAATCTTATTGTGAAGAAAAACTTGAGAATAATGAGTTAAGAATTATACTTAGGTTACCAATAAAATTAGCTCCTTATACTATAGCTATACTTCCATTACAAAAGCAACAATCAGAAAAAGCTAGAACTTTATTTGAAGATTTATTGCAATACTTTGATGCCACTATTGATGAAACAGGTAATATTGGTAAACGATATAGAAGACAAGATGCCATTGGAACTCCGTTTTGTATAACAATTGATTTTGACACTGAAAATGATAATTGTGTCACAGTTAGAGAAAGAGATTCTATGCATCAAGAAAGAATCAATATTAATGACTTAAAATCATATTTGACTAATAAATCAAATATGTAA